One genomic region from Streptomyces sp. NBC_00582 encodes:
- a CDS encoding epoxide hydrolase family protein encodes MTSSTADSGIRPFRLDIPQSDLDDLYDRLDRTRWPEGLPATGWAYGVPGDYLRELVRYWREEYDWRAAEARLNAWPQFTTTIDGTNVHFAQVRSPEPDATPLILTHGWPGSIVEFLDVVGPLADPAAHGGDPADAFHVVVPGIPGFGLSGPVTGAGWEAARVADAWAELMTRLGHERFGAQGGDWGAAISRELGRAHTGRVIGVHLTLLPGAQATREPTPRELDAMGPGERERALESWRRWAAFSAEGIGYAVQQATRPQTLAYGLTDSPVGQLAWIVEKFREWTDSEELPEEAVDRDRLLTNVMLYWLTGTAGSSARIYYERQHPVSGRTAAPQEPSAAPTALALFPAEPQIPLRARAERTENLVRWTEFDRGGHFAAMEEPDLLVDDVRAFFRHLREKG; translated from the coding sequence ATGACGTCATCGACCGCAGACAGCGGCATCCGGCCCTTCCGCCTCGACATCCCGCAGAGCGACCTCGACGACCTGTACGACCGGCTCGACCGCACCCGCTGGCCCGAGGGACTGCCCGCCACCGGCTGGGCGTACGGCGTGCCGGGCGACTATCTGCGCGAGCTGGTCCGGTACTGGCGCGAGGAGTACGACTGGCGGGCGGCCGAGGCGCGGCTGAACGCGTGGCCGCAGTTCACGACCACGATCGACGGCACGAACGTCCACTTCGCGCAGGTGCGCTCCCCCGAGCCGGACGCGACCCCGCTGATCCTCACCCATGGCTGGCCCGGCTCGATCGTGGAGTTCCTGGACGTGGTGGGGCCGCTCGCCGACCCGGCGGCGCACGGCGGGGACCCGGCCGACGCCTTCCATGTCGTCGTCCCGGGCATCCCGGGGTTCGGGCTCTCCGGGCCGGTCACCGGCGCGGGCTGGGAGGCGGCCCGGGTCGCGGACGCGTGGGCCGAGCTGATGACCCGGCTGGGTCACGAGCGGTTCGGGGCGCAGGGCGGCGACTGGGGTGCGGCGATCTCCCGTGAGCTGGGCCGCGCCCACACCGGCCGGGTCATCGGCGTGCATCTCACCCTGCTGCCGGGTGCTCAGGCCACCCGGGAGCCCACGCCGCGGGAGCTGGACGCCATGGGCCCCGGGGAGCGGGAGCGGGCGCTGGAGTCGTGGCGCCGGTGGGCGGCGTTCTCGGCGGAGGGCATCGGCTACGCCGTCCAGCAGGCCACCCGTCCGCAGACCCTGGCGTACGGCCTGACCGACTCGCCGGTGGGGCAACTCGCCTGGATCGTCGAGAAGTTCCGCGAGTGGACGGACTCGGAGGAGCTGCCGGAGGAGGCGGTCGACCGGGACCGGCTGCTCACGAACGTGATGCTGTACTGGCTGACCGGGACGGCCGGTTCGTCGGCGCGGATCTACTACGAGCGACAGCACCCGGTCTCCGGCCGGACGGCCGCGCCGCAGGAGCCGTCCGCCGCCCCGACGGCGCTCGCGCTGTTCCCGGCGGAGCCGCAGATCCCGCTGCGGGCCCGGGCGGAGCGCACGGAGAACCTGGTGCGCTGGACGGAGTTCGACCGCGGCGGCCATTTCGCCGCGATGGAGGAGCCCGATCTGCTGGTGGACGACGTACGGGCGTTCTTCCGGCACCTGCGCGAGAAGGGCTGA
- a CDS encoding geranyl diphosphate 2-C-methyltransferase, which translates to MTPEALTESIELPTQSVYQDRVADYWNAEENPVNLELGRIDDLYHHHYGVGDADWSVLDEPDPELRKERITTELHRLEHAQAELLASRLGPLTPSDRVFDAGCGRGGGSVTANLRYGCHADGVTISAKQAEFANGQARKRGIDDKVRYHHRNMLDTGLETGAYAASWNNESSMYVELDLLFAEHSRLLRRGGRYVVITGCYNDTYGQASREVSLINAHYICDIHPRSRYFRAMADNRLVPVHVEDLTAAAIPYWELRRQADHLVTGIEDTFLTAYKNGSFQYLMIVADRV; encoded by the coding sequence ATGACCCCCGAGGCTCTGACCGAGTCCATCGAGCTGCCGACCCAGTCCGTCTACCAGGACCGGGTGGCGGACTACTGGAACGCGGAGGAGAACCCGGTCAACCTCGAACTGGGCCGGATCGACGATCTCTACCACCATCACTACGGCGTCGGTGACGCCGACTGGTCGGTGCTCGACGAGCCCGACCCCGAGCTGCGCAAGGAGCGGATCACCACCGAGCTGCACCGGCTGGAGCACGCCCAGGCGGAGCTGCTCGCCTCCCGGCTCGGCCCGCTCACCCCGTCCGACCGGGTCTTCGACGCCGGGTGCGGGCGCGGCGGCGGCAGTGTCACGGCGAATCTGCGCTACGGCTGCCACGCGGACGGAGTGACGATCTCCGCCAAGCAGGCCGAGTTCGCCAACGGGCAGGCCCGCAAGCGGGGCATCGACGACAAGGTGCGCTACCACCACCGCAACATGCTCGACACGGGACTGGAGACGGGCGCGTACGCGGCCTCCTGGAACAACGAGTCGAGCATGTACGTCGAGCTGGACCTGCTGTTCGCCGAGCACTCCCGGCTGCTGCGCCGCGGCGGGCGCTACGTCGTCATCACCGGCTGCTACAACGACACGTACGGGCAGGCCTCGCGTGAGGTGTCGCTCATCAACGCGCACTACATCTGCGACATCCACCCCCGCTCGCGGTACTTCCGGGCGATGGCGGACAACCGTCTGGTGCCGGTCCATGTGGAGGACCTCACCGCGGCGGCCATCCCGTACTGGGAGTTGCGCCGGCAGGCCGACCATCTGGTCACCGGCATCGAGGACACGTTCCTGACCGCCTACAAGAACGGCAGTTTCCAGTATCTGATGATCGTGGCCGACCGGGTCTGA
- a CDS encoding aminoglycoside phosphotransferase family protein, producing MTARRMHPDEVDADAPLVSRLIAAQFPRWAGLAVRRLASSGTENAMFRLGTDKVVRLPRRPGAVENVAREQHWLARLGPGLRVAAPVPLAEGAPGEGFPWPWSVYGWLDGRNPVAGAVEEPQSLAADLGAFVAGLREVDARGGPPSHRGGPLSERDGYTRDAIAQLRGRIDTDAVTALWEEALRVPGRTVPPVWTHGDLSPGNVLVTGGRLTAVIDFGCVGVGDPAVDLIPAWNLLPASARHTFREAVGADDDEWARGRGWALSISLIQLPYYWETNPPLAESSRHVIKEILTEARAR from the coding sequence ATGACCGCCCGCAGGATGCACCCCGACGAGGTCGATGCCGACGCCCCGCTGGTGAGCCGGCTGATCGCCGCCCAGTTCCCGCGCTGGGCGGGACTGGCCGTACGGCGGCTGGCGTCGTCCGGGACGGAGAACGCGATGTTCCGGCTGGGCACCGACAAGGTGGTCAGGCTGCCCCGGCGCCCCGGCGCGGTGGAGAACGTGGCGCGCGAGCAGCACTGGCTGGCCCGGCTGGGCCCCGGCCTGCGGGTCGCGGCGCCGGTGCCGCTGGCGGAGGGCGCCCCGGGCGAGGGCTTCCCCTGGCCGTGGTCCGTCTACGGCTGGCTGGACGGCCGTAATCCGGTGGCAGGGGCCGTCGAGGAGCCGCAGTCGCTGGCGGCGGACCTCGGGGCGTTCGTCGCGGGCCTGCGCGAGGTCGACGCCCGGGGCGGGCCGCCGAGCCACCGGGGCGGGCCGTTGAGCGAGCGGGACGGCTACACCCGGGACGCGATCGCGCAGTTGCGGGGGCGGATCGACACCGACGCGGTCACCGCGCTGTGGGAGGAGGCGCTGCGGGTGCCGGGGCGGACGGTGCCGCCGGTGTGGACGCACGGTGATCTCTCACCCGGGAACGTGCTGGTCACGGGCGGGCGACTGACGGCCGTGATCGACTTCGGCTGTGTGGGCGTGGGCGATCCGGCCGTGGACCTCATCCCCGCCTGGAACCTGCTGCCCGCCTCGGCGCGCCACACGTTCCGGGAGGCGGTGGGCGCGGACGACGACGAGTGGGCGCGCGGACGGGGCTGGGCCCTGTCGATCTCGCTGATCCAGTTGCCGTACTACTGGGAGACCAACCCGCCGCTGGCGGAGAGCTCCCGGCATGTGATCAAGGAGATCCTCACGGAGGCCCGGGCCCGGTAG
- a CDS encoding VOC family protein — MTTDGFTTCLWFDGQAEEAAHHYVSIFKNASVGRVARYTEAGPGPAGTVVTVEFTANGQKFVALNGGPEFKFTEAISFQIDCADQEEIDYYWTRLTEDGGEPGPCGWLKDKYGVSWQVVPSELIPMVTDTDQEKAARAMKAMLSMGKLDIAALRKAYDGE, encoded by the coding sequence ATGACCACCGACGGATTCACCACGTGCCTCTGGTTCGACGGCCAGGCCGAGGAGGCCGCCCACCACTACGTGTCGATCTTCAAGAACGCCAGTGTCGGTCGCGTGGCCCGCTACACCGAGGCCGGACCCGGCCCCGCCGGCACCGTGGTGACGGTGGAGTTCACCGCCAACGGCCAGAAGTTCGTCGCGCTCAACGGTGGCCCGGAGTTCAAGTTCACCGAGGCGATCTCCTTCCAGATCGACTGCGCCGACCAGGAGGAGATCGACTACTACTGGACCAGGCTCACCGAGGACGGCGGCGAGCCCGGCCCCTGCGGCTGGCTGAAGGACAAGTACGGCGTGTCCTGGCAGGTCGTCCCGAGCGAACTCATCCCCATGGTCACCGACACCGACCAGGAGAAGGCCGCCCGCGCCATGAAGGCCATGCTCTCCATGGGCAAGCTCGACATCGCCGCCCTGCGCAAGGCCTACGACGGGGAGTAG